The genomic window atgcccggctaattttttctatgtatttttagttgtccagctaatttctttcatttttagtagagacggggtctcgctcttgttcgggctggtttcgaacttctgagctcaaatgatccacccacctcagcctcccagagtgctaggattacaagagtgagccaccacgcccggccagttttggtaatttatatttataaattttctgaagTTTAGCTACTCTTGCTTTCCTGAAAAATAGGCTCTATATGATTataacatattcttttttctttaatgtactGTTGGATTCTGTTAAGTGTATTTACAATTTTTGCAAATGAAATGAGCTTTACTTGTTTGTCTCtagatttggaattttttattaaTCTCATAAAAGGAGCTGGTCaattttcatgcttttttttttttttttcctgaaacagcTTACCACAACCTCTCAGGGTCCCAGCAAGAGTCCTAACATCTAGCAGCTCTACCATGAGGACACACCACCTAAAACTAATCCCAACAAGCACATCTAAAGGTAAAAAGATAGCTGTATAGCTCTCTATTTGGAATTTGAGGCATAAGTGATCTACttgtgtaaaaataattttctgggcTAGGACtgcatactttaaaaacaaactggACCAGTTATGTACCAACAAAGGATTAAAATGGCCCCAGATTCTCCGTCCCAATTTTGTGATTGTAAGAGCTGTTCCCAACAGGAAAATTGGCCTAAGCCTATGAGATAAAATGAGGAAAGTCTATAAGCTCTCTTGTTTAACTGGATACCCTAAAGTTAGATGGACAATAGTGTTACCCAGGTTTTAATATCACATCTCTAAGTCTTCTCATTCACAGGTTAAGGCCACCTTTCCAGATAGTCCAACAGCTAAGTCACCAGTTTCCAAGGCATTTGCATCACCTATGGAAAACATTGGATCCTTGCACATCAGACGTTCTTGACAGCTCATCCCATCATTCCCCCTGCATAAAAGTTACTTCACCAGCAGGCAGCCAAGGCAGCTACTGAGCATATTTTCATTGCCAAGTAAAGACAATATCACTACCAACAAAACAGAGTGCACAAAGTATCTCTTCACAGTATCACTACCAATTGAGACGGTGCTAAGAAAATCAGCTTGCCTAGATGAGGACCCCTTCTCTTCTTGGGTAGCCATGATTTGAAGGAGATACTCTGTGACCTGGGCCACTGGTAAGTGACTAACACTTTTACACACTGAACTGGTTCTGAGAACTGAGATGTCTTCTTTGTAAGTGAAGAATATACAACATAATCTTGAAGAACTGCACGGTGGTGTGGGCCAAAGGCATACTTTGTGTGTGTCATGAACTGAGAGACCAATCTTGATAAAAGGATTTTTCATCTCATTTCTATTAGTCAGTGTTCTGCTGGCTTAGATTGTTACCTTTTTCTGGTTCCTTATTGTGTTTCATTCTAATGGGTCCCAGAAATCCCTCTCCTGATCCCTTATCAGAATCAGAaagtgaggaagaagaaaacattagCTACTTAAATGAGAGTTCTGGGGAAGAGTGGGATTCCTCGGAAGAACAGGACCCCGTGGTATCCAACTTAATGCCTCTTGAGAGTCTTGCCTGGCAGGTTAAGTGCCTTTTAAAATCTTCTGCAAGTGGGAAACCTTTAAATCCTAATTCCTGGTTATATCATGCTAAACTCTTGGATCCAAGCACACCAGTTCATATACTTCGAGAGATAGGCCTGAGACTCTCCCATTGTTCCTATTGTATCCCCAAACTGGAACAATTCCTGAATGGCCCCCTCTGGCCTCTTGTGGAGTCCCACCTTTTCAAAAGCCCCTTACAAGTCCCAGCCGGCTCTCTAGAGATCATGCCACCCTAAATGGACCACTGCAGTTTGCCACTAAACAGTTAAGCCGAACATTGAGTAGAGCCACTCCCATACCTGAATACTTAAGACAGATTCCTAATTTATGTGTTTCTCGTTGTTGCTGTGGCTGGCTAACTAAAACAGTTAAGGAAACAACCTGCACTGAACCCATCGACACTACTTACTCTTAGACTGACTTCCAAAAGGCAGTTAACAAACTCTTAACTGTATCACTATAAAGATCCACCATTTGCTCTTATATCTCAGATGTTGCTAATTGAGAAAGGGGTACAAAGTTAAGCATTACACAGACCACAGTGGGGAAACTAATGCCTTCTCAGCCAAACAGTTATGCCCTGGCAAGCCTAAGTACTACTAAGTACTGAACATACACCCAAGGGTCCTATAACTCAACTATAAAAAATGCATTATGAGCATACCCTTTGACAAACCCTGTGGATAAATGAGAACTTCAATGGAGCATTAGTCCAAAGAGACCATATTACAAAAGATAAATTGAATATTCTCCACACTCAGTTCTCCCCCCATCACCCTCCGCATGCCAATTTATTCTGCCTATCTGAATGGACTTTAGGTATCTGATGATTATTGGGAAGAAAAAAGTAGACCACCACCCCTTTTGTTACCCAACCTTTAGAATAGCTATGTGGAAAACAAGAATTTGGCTACCTCCAATAATATGTTTCTGAGTATACTCTTTGACATTTCTTTCTAAGGAGACGAATTATATTGAATAACTGCACAAAGGAAAATGGCAGGAATGTGGGTTTCTTTCTCagcttttatatatgtatacctaCATATGACAACCTTCAGGGgttcctattttttgtagggcAGTGCAGTTTGAAACCTAGCCTACACTACTGCAAACCTATTATGGTACCTGTAATTACAGGATGAACATTGTATATTATGGGCTTCCATTAGGCTCTAAATTGGCTTATAAGATCATCCCTTGGGATTAGACAGACACCTGTTCTGTAAGGAATATGTTTCCTGAATGTTGGCACTCAGACTATTGTCAAgagcaaataaaatacattccCAAAAGATAAATGGGAAAGGATTGAGAGAGCATTTATGCTTCCAATATTAACTGCTAATAGATTTCATCTGCATAACATTTCCTGGAGCAGAAGTTTATGTACTTTCCACATCCATTGCAGACTTTTCAGGAGCCTTCTAATTTTAAAGAACCTTCTTGTAGAAGAAGATCTCTGCTTAATACAATCTGAAATTAAGAGTTTTAGTACCATTGTTTTTCTAAGTAGATTGGCTTTAGATTTTCTTCTGGCTGAACAAGGAAGGGTATGGCCCTTTCAAATGAGCCTGGCTGTGTTTATTTAAATGAGTCAAAacaaatcaatgtacataaaataaaatgcatgagaCCATTAAATCTTTTCATATACCCTTAAATAAAGTGAAATCTGTGTGTGGTCCTGGTTGACTGGGCATCTAAAGAGAATCAGAAAACAGATTGTTAAAAGTGTTTCATATATCCTCTTCCTTATTTTGGTTatgctttttcctcttctctataATTAAGTGCTGTATACAAAGTGGCATCAAATAACTAAAGCAGTGATGGAATCACAAATTCTATAAATACATAGCAActtaaaggagagaaaagaatgtttataatCTAATGATTATTTCTGCTGAGCCTTAGTTATCCTATCTTAAGGAAAAATGAGGGAACGTAGGAAAAAACGTAGGAAAAAAGTATGTTAGTGAAAATTACTGACCTGAAACCATATCTCATACTGTTAGTGTCACTGAATGTATCAGAAAGTGTTCCTATGTAGATGTTCTGTggaattagattttaaaatgttacaagtacctgtatcctttatttttttaagggtgGTTGGGAGGAGGTAGGGAATAggtctgaaaattaaaatatgttgatgtttatgtatccataatatgttcctttttctgtgtgtgtgtgtgtgtgtgtgtgtataagtataAAAGTGCCTTGCTCATGAATGCCTTTTTGCTATTTACTCCAAAGGGAAGCCTTTCCCCAGCTTGGCAGCTGAATAAACCAACAGCTTTGTACATGCTGAACAGAGTATGGTCATTTGTCCTCAACAAATGAAATAGTTCCTACTTTGCTTAAGGGAATTTCACCATTCACTAACTACTAAATAGTTAATAGATTTAGTATCTGTATCTACTTAATATCTATAGCTATGTAGTATGATAGGGAGGTGCCTCCGCAGCTCTAGAAAAGAAACACACTCGAAGAAAAGAGTCTGATACTCAGTCAAGACCCAAATTTGAacccatttgtttatataatttaagtaATCCCAGGTTGCACACAATGATAGGTATCTACATAAGCCTAAGCCTTTACTTGTTTTTGTGGACCATACACTTTGGGGGTTGGAGGTGAATTTACTACCTTTACACTTTGCTTATGTGGGCTTCTGGTCAAATGAAGCCACCATAATTAGGATAAAGGGAGATGAATTTATCCtctatttatagaaatatttatcaaaggaATAAGGAAATAAGTCTAAACCCTTGGAcattaataagtttttaaaagctatttttctttctcagtgcaGATAGGCAGCCTTTTTGTTAAAGCAGTCCCGATACCTTGAGCCTAGAAGACCATAATTATGTCTTTTAATCCCATCTGCttcttgagaaaatgaaaaaatccatACATAACAGTGGATGGTAGGTCCACTTTAGGGGATGTTCCTGCTGGTGCTTCTATCACATTTATCCATCTAAACAAATTTCCTCCataatgaaaacaatgttttgaTATTAGCTTATTAAAACAATTAAGCACGTTAGAGGTTGTTTGGGTCATATTCTTACTTAGGCATAAGTTGCTTTACATCTGGCTTTCTACTTTTGGCTCCAGTGTTAGAAAATTCAATGTCTTTTGGAGTGGcctatatcttttaaatatctcttgTTAGAAATTTAGTAACTCATCCAATAGTATTATGGAAGAGTGCCAACTATAGCCCAGTCGCTGGGAATGCAAAATTAAATCAGATACTACACATaagaaattagttttaaaatctataaacCAATATACATTATCTCAAGCCATTTCTACTCTCTGGGGTCACATTAAATAAGCCTAAACTCTACCCATACACTGgcctttcaaatatttgaaaatggctTGTTGTGGAGGATCATATAACATAATTGAGTGGAGCAACCATCCAAGTGTAGTGGAGATTCTTTGGGAGGGCACACTCCAGCAATTAAACCCCACAAGGGATAGTCAGCCaaggaaatagataaaatatgtaaatatcttATGTACAGATAGTTTTACATGCTAAATGTATGCTCAGTGCAGTTTTATATGCTAAATTCACAAGGCAGTGGTACAAAGATCAGGGCTAGAAGTGTTTTGCTCAGATGTCTAGAATATGTAGAAAAGTCTGGATAACGCTCAGACAGACTTCATGAAACAGCTTTGTACAAGCTGCTAGCATATTAGTCCACCATGAGTAAAACCCACTGAACTGAGGGAACTACACTAGCTGGCACTAACCACCAGGTACTTCTGTCTCAACCCGTCAAAAGGAAAATCTATGATTATATCTCTGGCAATTTTAAACAAAGTTTAGTTAATGGCTACATATTTGTGTCTGATAATTGTATGCTGTTTGCCAAGCTCTTCTTTTCATGTGGTAGCAGCAGTGAGATTATACACTTTATAAGAATTTTGGAAGTGAGACCAATAAAATGGAAAGGACGGGGATACCACAGTGACCTGACACTTGCCTGATTCCCACCTCCTGTGAGCTGAGAGAGCTGCTCAGCTTTTCTCAGTGAGATGTGGGAAATGAAtgcctgatattttaaaaaataataatgtagcaGGAAGACAGCAACAGGGTTGTTGCTTCTAAACAATATGGGGTCAGAAATGTTAGCAACAGTTGAGGGTTGAATCATAAAGTAATAAATTTGACTGGAATTTGGGCAGTTTATTTGGGAAGACATAGATGACTCTGACACATTATATGAAAATTCCTGGCATCATTTAGGGTGTTAGGCTCTATAAAACCAGTAATTGTTCAGTAGGAGACTCAGGATCATGGTCAGCCTGAAAAGATTAAAACTGAGTTCCTAGTATATACACAAACCAAGCTGGTGTATCAAATTAGATTCAAACAAACCTGATGAAAGAATCTTAAAGTGAGTGTTGCAGTTAAATTAAGGAGCTGGTAGTATATTCTTATTTGGGGGAAATTATTATGTTTAAATTAACTGCTAAGACCGTGCTTAATAATACCCTTCCATCTGTGGTATCAGCTGTGAAACTCCAATATATCAACTGCTGTTTTACAGTGTATTAATTAGGCAATGGTCCAGTAGGGGCAACTTCCTTTGGGAGGCACTCACAAGGGGAGCAGTCCAAGGATATGGCCATCTTCCCTCCAAAAAGAGCCTAGATTGGCTTTGTGGTTGCACTGAGTAACCAGAATGGCTTTAGAGAGTCGCAGAGCTCTGGTGACACAATGAACAGGTCAGCCATTACCTGGAGAACCCAAATTCCTAAATTAATTGAAGGCTGGCATTAATGTTGGCCACAACCAATGCATTCCAGGAAGAGTTAATACATAGTATTGGCCCCTGTCTACCTATTTGATGGTGAAGTAGACTTTGCTAGTGGTTTGAATGCTTTGGTCTATAACCGTGTTTCCTTTAAACCCAGCTTTTTTATGTTGGTCACATTCTACTTAGGAcacatttctttaaatgtgttgGGTTGCCAGACTTAGCAAATAGAAATTACAGGATGTCCagataaatctgaatttcagataagcaatgaaATAATGGGATATGCAactccaaaaattatttatttatctgaaattcaaatttaactaacTTCCTGTATTTAGCTTCCTttttttatctggcaaccctaatgTGTTAGTTAGCATTGATTAAGCTTGGGTTGTAGTCATGTGGTCATTCCCAGGGAACAGTCTACTCTTCCCGTCgtgttttcttatctctaacTGGGAGTAAGGAAGGCTTACACATAGTTGATGCAAGGTTAGTACCATTGAGTGTTGGAGGAGGAGATCCAATTGCACCAGATAGGAGATTTTTCTTTATAAGAGACACATGGTATTTAGTTAAAATAACCATATAACCATTACAACATTTGCAGACATACAATTTTCAAAATGCTGCCTCAGTAGGTAGTTGggggttgttgttttttgtttgtgtatattttaagCAGTTACTTTCTCACTCTACtatgaagaaaaagattaaatgtattcctcttttttttgttttttaatacttgATAGGTAGCACAGTGCTGGCAGCCATTCTTCATCGCAGAAAAGGTCTACAAATTTGGAACACCTGTCTTTGCCTTCCAGAAACCCCAAAAGACTCAAGGATTTGAAGGCACAAGGTACCCTGAAACGTGGGGGTGAGCAGCAAAGTGGAAAACAAGGGAATTATTTGAAGGTTTATTTTTGCCCTCCCTTTGTACCCAGGCAACTACCTCTCTTTCTACCAAAAGACTGAAACCTTATTCTCTGGAGGAATTAAACCAAATAGACTTAGGACTGAGGGAGGGTGGCGGTGGTAGTGATGTGCTGTACTGAAGACAGGACAATTGAGAGAATGTCAGTATTGTGAACATGATGAGCCTCCAGTCAACTTTCCCTACCCAGCTACAAAATATGGCAACTAGGCTTATACCCAGCCCTGCTCACCCACCTAAGAAGatgaacaaggaaaaaaacagcTTCACATTTGATTATCTGTTGCAGTGAAACCCAGAGTCCACAAGCCCTGCTCATTCACGTGTGGCTTTTAGTCACTTAAAATCACTATATGCTGATAGGCAAGGATCACTGGACATTTGAGGAAACCTTCAACATGAAAGATGAACATAAAACTCCCCAAAGAAGCTATGATGTTCTCAGAAGCATAAGCGCATATATTGCATCCATGAAATAAGAACAGGATGCTATAAGAAAtaaacaatcagaaaataaaagttggaaaaataggagaaccaaaattaaaaattcagtagatGTGTTGGAAAGTAAGCTgaagaaatttcaagaaataatacaaaaaggcAGAGGTGAAAAGTAGGCAAGAACAAAAAAGTAGATCAGAATAAGATGGAACATCTAATTAATAAGAGTTCcagaatgagaaaacagagaaaggaggtgaagagagagaaaggaaaaaaaaaaaaaaaaacatttccagaaAGGATCCGCTGAGTgcacaaaaaacaaatttaaaaagcacatcATGATATTTCAGGATGCCAGGGTTATAGACCATCATAAAAGCTTCTGAAGAGGTGAGGAAAGAACAGGTTacataaaacaaatgtttttagaATGGCATTTAGACTTCTTGGTAGCAGCACTGGATACTGGAAGACTATAACAGCAAGGCCATTAAATTTGAAAGGAAACGAtttccagcctagaattctgtacccaaACAATTTAATCAAGTGTGGggctaaaataaagatatatttagaCTTGCACAGTCTCACAATTTTATCTCACTATCTATCCTTTCTTAGGAGATCACTGGAGAATGTGCTTCACCAAAACAAGGGAGCAATCTAAGTAAGAAGGCATGGGATCCTGAAACCATAAGATCTCACAAAGGAAAGCAATGAAAGGAAAGTTCAGGCTGTCTGCTGTGTCAAGTAAGTAGGATGGAGGTTCTAGGAAGTAGGTTCTCTAGGAAAACTTGGAACAAATGTTTGAATacaatggaaaatgaagaaaggagTAAGACAGATGTTGTGACATCAGAGAAACCTAGAAAACTaggtttaattttaatgataaaatgagaCCACAGTTCCCCAcataagcattttggataagtgTCACTGTGTCACAAGAacaaatctgaaattttatttcttaaaaagtaattatGTTATAACTTAGTAATTGGATTTTAGAAgtttgacattaaaaatatagtaaaattgtAGTATTGTCAGCTATTAGATTGGGCCTTCAGGCATCTTACTCTGTTTGCAATAGATGTTCACCTTTATTGAGATACACTGCAAAAgatattttcagggaaaaaaacatttttcaataatTTACTTTGTAAAAGGAACTTTCTCCCTTGCTTAGGCAGatctcaataattttttctttatttacagaactctcaataattttttctttatttacataaattatgtatAGTCTATAGCAGTAATTTCAACaagctttttgtttaaattttttcatctgtagacTCAAAAGTACAAGGAATTAcgggttgaacatccctaatccaaaaatccgaaatgctccaaaatacAAAACTTTTTGACCAcagacatgatgccacaagtgggaaattccacacctgacctcatgtgacaggttgTAGTCAAAATGCAGGTGCACAACAcacagtttattaaaaatattttatctggcTATGTATaagatgtatatgaaacataaatgaattccATATTTAAACTTAGGTCCCATCCCCCAAAATATCTCACTATATATTTGCAaacattccaaaatccaaaatccgaaacacttctggtcccaaacattttgcataaaggatactcaacttgtatctactttttaaaaagaacagtttgaaatttcatattgtttttcattttccatacTGTTTTTGCTATCAAGATATGGTTACATCCAGTGGTGATCCATAATATATTCctgtttaatattttacattttttcttattaagttattgcggggagttagctacgctccccacaAAGAGGTTACGGGTCCCTCAGGCTGGGgtcgtcgcaaaggatgaaaaaatagtaggaaacagaaataaaaaataatacgcAGAGCCAAAGatacagtttataaagtaaagatttatgaagatagacaaaggagGGTGCCCGGATGATTACAATCTCTTCCCGCGGAGATGTAACAAAGCCTGAACTTTTACACAGGtacttatagggcagatacaGGCTCTCGGTTGCCAAGGGCGGAATTTACACAATGATAGATAGTTTGGTTGAGGGtcaaaagtcttctaaaaggctactacagatcatTCAACTAACTCTACCTAGGTAAACAATGAGTTAAATCTTCTTAGGATAAACTTGTAGGTTTATGATATGGCTACTACTtcagcaaaaacagagacatcatgGCTCTGGCTGTTTTGAgttagaacagagattttagaagtcaacatgagctgtgccttattttatttactttaaacaCATAGTTCGTCTGGGCCCAGCTCGGGCAACATATCTGTTTAATCAGCTGTCAGCATATTTCATAATCAGCTCTCCTCCCCGGGAGGTCTGTCTTTGTTtatcagctctggcaacctatggctctaggcaagacctgctttgtctttcaaaacaggtgagagtcGTAAACCAGATTGCAGTGTCGCCTTGGAAAGCACCTGCTACTGACCACTGAgccgccctcctgaggcgaggcagcttttgatacgcgaactaacacatttacattttcttttaaggcaaagccttgcttgacttctgaaatcaaatctgtctctaaaaatacagggggcatttctataaatcagtattcttaggctcaacaagtTATGGTTCAGGGTTTtttctatgctttatttttattatataatctcagagtaaatttttatttaattgcaaGTGATACATATGCTGATATGTTTTCTCTCTGTTATCAAATCTGTTGAGTAAACCATGTCAGGCCAATTTGTCTATCTCTTTTTTCTAAGTAAGGAATAATACACAAactgtaaaatacataaaatgcacTAATCATAAGTGTACTTCTTGATgattttttacatatgtatacattcatATCAAGGTCATATCAAGATGTATACACTCAGATCAAAGTACTAAAAATTTCTGATTCCCTAATACCCTTTCATCACAGTCTATACCTCCTCCAGAAATAACTACTCTTCTACGAAGATCAGTTAGTTTTGCGTGTTCTCAAACTTCATGTGAATGGGACCATACAGTATGTATAGTTTTATGCCTAGCTTCTTTCATCAAAgtacttgttaattttttaaattgctgtagactattccattatatgagtatgccataattcatttattcttttgcctGTTGTTGACATTTGAGTTCTTTCCAATTTTGGGGTACTACAAATAAAGCTGCAATTAACATTCTGTGTTTTTGTGGATATGTGCACTCATTCCTCTTGAGTATATACCCGAGTCAATTACTGTGTCATAGGATAGGTATATGTTTGTTTAGTTTTAGTAAAACTGCCAAACACTTCCCAAAGTGATTGTTTCATTTTACACTtgtaccagcaatgtatgaaagttcCAGTTACTCTGTATCTTTacaaacacttgttattatcAGTTTAATATTACCCATTCTGGTGGTTGTCTAATGGTATCTCAGTgtggccttttttttcttttttttttttttgagacagagtctcactctgttgcccaggctagagtgccatggcatcagcctagctcacagcaacttcaaactcctgggctcaagcaatcctcctgcctcagcctcccaagtagctgagactacaggcatgagccaacatgccctgctaatttttctatgtatagttttagttgtccatgtaatttctttgtatttttagtagagacggggtcttgctcttgctcaggttggtctcgaactcctgagctcgaacgatccaccagtctcagcctcccagagtgctaggattacaggtgtgagccaccgcgcccagcctcagtGTGGCTTTTTAATTTACGTTTATTTccatgattaatgatgttgagcacctttttatacgtttattggccattcagATACCTCTTTTGAAAGTACTTATTGAAGACTTTTGCCCACTAGTAAATTAGAGtatcttttccttattgatttgtatGAGTTCTTCATATATACTGTATAGAAGGTGTTTTTCAGAGATATGTATTATGAACATCTTCTGCCATTCTATACCTTGCCTTTTACTTTCTTaatggtatatttttaatttttatgaaacccagtttatcaggttttttttctattatggttagtgttttaatttaaaggtaaacataaatagaaaaacaaaatttattgacttctattcatttaatccacattttcagaattaaattgtcaatattaattgtaacagtaagaacatcagtaagattttcacaaaccaactgctgGGTTTTGCCAACACCCATCACTTAACATTTATGCTATTGcatggcagcgtgagttgcctgGTGCACCACACaactcccaaggtaaagagacatgcgAGTTATATATGCTTcgggccccaggctcaaaactagcgtgagttaaatacaactcaaatggcagttaatgtgttaaaggtgATTTATCACACATGTGGTTTATATATCTTTGGAATTTGTCCTTTTCATGAAATTTGGGGTAGCAAAGTTgacattctgtttttaatttatacCCAAAAGACTGAAGAATTCCGAAATTGGACTTTTTTCTAGAAGTTAAGTATTTGAAGGCATACGATAACTAAATACTGAATATAGGTCTTAAcacttattttgtttaaaattttgaatgttaaacACCAATTCTATAACTACTAGAATAAGTAATTGAATCTCTATTATACTGccatgtattattatttaaatgcttttatacATTTGAAGTAGTCTTTTACATGTTGTCTAGGTAATGTTCTTATTATCCATCTATTTTCTTGTTATTCAACTACCAGAAAGTTCTCAATATCTGTTTCTATACCGAAACTTCAACAGTTTCACAATCATTAATTATTTGTAGCAGTTTACTTTTACAATACATACACATTAGTGTTTTGGCTGGTTGATAGCATATTCATTCagttagtcattcaacaaatatttgtttagcaCCTACACAGTAGCAAGTACTATTCTAAGTGGAGAAACTTTAGctataaacaaaacagacaaaaattcctgctttcataaagcttacattttagtgagGTTTTTTTCACATCAATTTATATCCAGAATGTTtacctttatttaaaattgaatattcaGATATCAACAAGTCTGAATTACTTGCAGTAGGTAAGTATATGTCCATCAAAAATGTGTGCTCCATTTTCATTGTGTAAAGTTATTCTGAAAAATTGCTACccaggccaggtgtagtggctcacgcctataatcctagtgtttaggaggccaagacagaaggatcatttgaggccaggagttcaagaccagcctgagcaacatagcaaatccctgtctctacaaaaaatagaaaaattagccaggtatggtggcatgtgcctgtagtcctaattacttgggaa from Eulemur rufifrons isolate Redbay chromosome 19, OSU_ERuf_1, whole genome shotgun sequence includes these protein-coding regions:
- the DCAF16 gene encoding LOW QUALITY PROTEIN: DDB1- and CUL4-associated factor 16 (The sequence of the model RefSeq protein was modified relative to this genomic sequence to represent the inferred CDS: inserted 1 base in 1 codon; substituted 1 base at 1 genomic stop codon), whose protein sequence is MGPRNPSPDPLSESESEEEENISYLNESSGEEWDSSEEQDPVVSNLMPLESLAWQVKCLLKSSASGKPLNPNSWLYHAKLLDPSTPVHILREIGLRLSHCSYCIPKLEXIPEWPPLASCGVPPFQKPLTSPSRLSRDHATLNGPLQFATKQLSRTLSRATPIPEYLRQIPNLCVSRCCCGWLTKTVKETTCTEPIDTTYSXTDFQKAVNKLLTVSL